ccgagccgtccccaGTGGTGGACAAAGTACACAACCCCATGACTTGAGTCAAAGTACAGATACTCCTGGTCAAATATTACTCCACTACAAGTAAAAGTTGCTCAGTCAAAATTTTACTTGAGTTCAAGTACTGGAGTACTTACTTTTAAAAATACTTAAGTGTTCAAAAGTACGTTTTCTTTTTAATATCAGCACATTGCTTTGTTTTCACAATGCACACAGTAACCTCGTAACCCAATGAATAAATACACTGACTTCCTTGTAGAACCACTCTGGATTATTAAGCACTATTTTCTTTTGTCTTGCTCGAGTCATCACATTCACACAAAATTCTAACCAATTTTAAAGTCATTGCTATCTTTAGTCTTTCCCTCCCACCTCAGCAGATATAAGAATTCATTCGACTCCCATTATTCACACTTTTGTCAGGCAGCTAAGTGTGACACAGGAACATGGTGTGCAGTTACATATTTGGTTGCATCCTTCCAAAACCCAAGTTGCGCTGTTCGAAGCAAACCAGAAACTCTCTAAAATGCAATTTCTGCTTGCATTTACAGTCCTGTGCGCGCCTCCTTTCCTGTCTTGGTTATAGCTTGGCAGCTGCAGTGTGGCGCACATGGGACCAAACATGCCATGCTGTAAGTGTTCTGCTTTCACTGGGACGTGTTTGCCCACTTTCATCCAGCTGGCGCAAACACTGTGGGTGGGGCCGCTTTACAGAGGGGCATGCAAACGGTTCTGCGGTTCCATATCAGATTATAACTAACAGCAAATAGACTTCTCAGTTGATCACTCCAGGGGACGGAAATCTATTTAACGGTGGTCGCTCGTTTCAGCTGCGTATGTTTTGGGGTCCCGGGGAACGTAGCTAGTTCGATACCCCAGCATTGAGGCGTTTTTCTCTTGGAAAGGAGAAAAATTCAAAACAACCAATCACAGTGAGCGCCATGCAAGTCTGACACGCTTTGCCCCGCCCACCTCTGAGAACGGACCAATTGCAGACGAGGTAGGCGGACGCCTACCCGTTGACAACAGACCAATTGTAGACGAGGTAGGCGGGGTCCGGAGGAACCGGCGGAGTGTTCAAACCGGCCATGGCGGAGCGCAGGGACGCCGATGAAAACGAGCAGAACAGGAGGTAAGAAAAGTGTTGAATATCGGATAACACAAGGTGATATCGTGTCACGTCCCCGCTGGGCGAGAAGCTACGCTTACAGGCCAAGTCGCGGAAACGCGGTAAAAGGCGTCGAAAGTCGAAATTTGCTTGGCGTGATCGTCAGGGACGCGGCTGCTCCCACCGCAGCTGGTTAATGTTAGcaaacactagctagctagctagctagcttggagCTGGGCGGTTCCGTTATAGTCTTTAATGTGGCGTATACCCAGCCCGACTCACGCATCCCGTCCCAAAACCCGACTCACAAAACCCGACTCACGCATCCCGTCCCAAAACCCGATTCACACATCCCGTCTCAAAACCCGACTCACGCACCCCGTCCCAGAACCCGACTCACGCATCCCGTCCCAAAACCCGACTCACGCATCCCGTCCCAAAACCCGACTCACACATCCCGTCCCAAAACCCGACTCACGCATCCCGTACCAAAACCCGACTCACGCATCCCGTCCCAGAACCCGACTCACACATCCCGTCCCAAAACAGGACTCACACATCCCGTCCCAGAACCCGACTCACGCATCCCGTCCCAGAACGCACCTTTCTAACCGGGCGTGTTCGGGCTGATCCACGCCTCATGGagctttgtgcagatgatgattttatgctCATCTGTTGTGTTGACTTCGTGTTGACTTTGTGTTGACTTCGTGCCGTCTGATCCAGCGCTGCTTGTCTTTGTTGACTGTGCTCTgagaggcgcccacaaataaaatgtattattattattaattagcaGATAATTTTGAGTCCTGCCAACTAGTGTGATAGAGCGTTACGTAGTAATCATACCACAGTAGTACTGGTATACTTAGTAGTAGCGGTACATTTGCCACATAGCTGCCATATAGTTAATAGCTGAGAGTGTATGTCATGTCAAGTACATCACTGTAAGTGTGCTTTAGATCATCAAGACGCGGTGAACAGAATTTAAATACGAAGATGTTCTCTGCCACATATCAGTACAGCAGATGAATCATCAGAACAGCATAAATTGTCAAATGCAGGTAAAACAGAGAGTATAATAGTAGACACTGGTAATGGTGTCTTGGTGTAGTAAGAACTGgcacaatagtagtagtagcagacgaCACTGTTAGTAGTATTAGATATTCATATTAGCTGCAAAGTGGCACTACAGATAATAAAGTATAAAGGTTGGCGTGGAAGAGGCAAGATATTAGGGCTTTCTTGAAGGAAGGAAGTGAATCAGCAGATCTGATGGACACTGGCACTTGTTCCCTTCAAAGATTACTTACAAAATCACATTAGTAAATGTCAACACTGGGTTATCAGACATTGTTTGTGCTATTTTAGTGTACATACTTCTCATATCAGTCAAACTAGAGTGTTGGCTAATCCTGTCAAAGAAAGTTCTGTCACCATTTTCAAAGCGTATTGCAGTTGGTACGATGGGATACCTGTGTAGAGGCCGTGTTATGGTTCTTTGTTTGTAGTGAAAATATTCTACTCAGAATCTGTTCATGAATTCAACACTTGGATATGTTGCTGAattgcagacacagggaaaaaaTACTTAGTTTTGAGCCGGGCATCTGTTGTAGTGGCCGTAGCAAGCGGAATGAATCAGTTAAACTTCTGCTGCCTGGccactctgatggccgagcggaatagaccgctgttctGGCAATccgcagtccgctcgtcatgtggctgggaggttcgtatcccagactcgccgtaaccggtcacggccagagcgtccacggggtaaggcattcattaggccaccgaGCAAGCGTAACGAATCAGTTTTAAACTTCTGCCTTATTTAAATTGTTGAACAATGGTTTATGCACCAACTTTGCCAGTGGACCCCAAAGATTCAGAACAAAAATTTCTTGTACTATGTGAAGTATTCACACCAACAAGCAAGGCTTCATTCACCTGCCAGATAATTTCATTTCAGGGTTGATCTTTACCAGTGGTTTTGGGATCGGTCACAGTTGAGAATATAAAGACCATGGCAGTCGATGAAGTTACTCAAATTCAGAGAGCCAATCCTTATTAGCTAATTTGAATCTGGATTTACCTGAGTCACAGACGTATGCATGGGTCCACTCCAgggaaaagacaaaaacaaacatccATTAGCAAAGTAAAAGCATAGTCATCTCTATAAATCTGTGAACGGTGCAGTTTATTTTTGTATTGTACGAACCTGCAATTAAGAAAGTACTAGACTGCTATTCTGAAAGTCAGAGATGCAAAATCAATTTACTAATGTTTCATTTTCAGTGAGATGGCATTTCATTGTCATAATGAAGTTAGATGAATGATTGGAACGTATGAGCTAAGCATCACTGAATGTCGATATTGCAGGATGACTGATTGTAGGGACTTGCGTAATTTTTCATCTTTTCGCATACAAGGAGGGAAATGTGGGGGGAAAGCGTGGTATAGGGGCTAATCTGTGTGTGCCTCTCCCCTCCAGAGGTACTGTGTGCAACATGGTGATCAATCACGAGGACAACCCAGCCAGCTCTCGCGTTAGCCGGGCACCCATCATCTTTGACCCCGACTTTTTTGTAGAGAAGCTCCGTCATGAGAGGCCCGAGGTCTTCCTGGAGCTGGTGCTCAGCAACGTCACACGTCTGATTGACCTACCCGGAACAGAGTTTGCCCAACTTCTGGGAGAGGAGAGCCCTAAGACCACAACCAGTGGAAATGGAGGCGGCTTCTTCCGCTCTCTTAACTTCCTCAAACGCAAAGGTCAGAAGTCAACTTGCTGCTCTCTGCTGTATTTTAACATGCTATGGGAATGAGTTCTGAGACATGTTGCTGTTGTGTTATAGTTTTATATAtgaatgatgatcatgtcagactgTGTTAGGAAATGTGATCACTTTTTGTTGTTCCTCTAGCCTTTGGGAAAATCTTTGTACCTCACAGAAAATTACTTCAAGTCCAATGCTCCAATCGTTGGGATGGATTTAGAAATATGGCAAAGCAGGAATCTTCCACTCCTCTTTGATTTTTAGAAGCGGAGcttgtttatactgtctgtagcctgtatactgtatattaagtgttcttgtttatTTCATGTAGGCCAAATGATAATGGCGGTGCAATTATCGTTTAGCCTATATTCAGtggtggggagtgcagaagagaggtgagggaagagagtgcaggcagggtggagtgggtggagaagagtgtcaggagtgatttgtgacagaaaggttaaagggaaggcttacaagatggttgtgagaccagctatgttatatggtttggagacagtggcactgatgaaaagacaggaggtggagctggaggtggcagaggtgaagatgctgagattttaatatggagtgacgaagaaggatagGAGTAGGAAcgattgtattagagggacagctcaggttggacggtttggagacaaagcaagagagacaagattgagatggtttggacatgtgtggaggagagatgctgggtatattgggagaaggatgctgaatatggagctgccagggaaggggaaaagaggaaggccaaagaggaggtctatggatgtggtgagggaggacatgcaggtggctggtgtgacagaagaagatgcagaggacaggaagagatggaaacggatgatctgctgtggtgacccctaacgggagcagccaatagtAGTAGATAATGGCGGAGCAACAACATACACTCCAGTACTGAATTGAAACCACCAGTGCTAAAACCACCAGGTCTAAAACCCTTTGCCACCAAGAAAACCTTCCACAGTGAAAGGCTTAGCAAGTATTTTTACAAACTGATGAATTTATTTGTAGATTCAAATGATTTGGGGAAGGTTTTAGTCAATGTTTCATGAGGTTTGTATGTTTGCCTATAATCAAAGAAAAATGTAATTGTTGGATATCTGAAAGGGTTTTGGTACACTAGCCCCTTTTTTCACCAGTGAGAAGATGGGGCACCAATTCTGTATAGGGCATATCAACTCTACATGTGTGTTTTCAGTTCCTGCAATAAAATTTTACTGCAGCAGCTTGATGGAACAATAGGTAACCCTTATCTGTAGTTCTTTCACAGGTTTCAACCACTGGTCTTTACTTGTCGTGCCTGCTTCACTTCCTTTCTGTTTATTGTCATGACTTGGTCTCGTATGAAGGGTGAGACACTTGCCACCATTGAGAGCTTGCAAGTTGTGCTTGTGGTCCATGTAAATCCTTCATAGGATCTATTCTGTTCTGAAAGAAGAAAAGTGTTAAGCTAGTAAAGTTGTGAAAGTCGTTTGTGAGTGTTGTGTGTAATGTCCATGACTTCTGTTTTCTTTCACCTTCCCAGATAAAGGCGTAGTCTTTGGGACACCGCTGTCAGAGGGCAGCATCGTACAGATCTACCAGCTCATTGAGTACCTCAGCAAGAGTGAGTGGTCCAGTCCCAATACACCAACACTGTTGTGTAGACCTGCTGTTCGGACAGCTCTGCCCTATAAAGGCCAAACACAAGTTGTTAACATGAATGTGTCGGTGTCGTTCCTCACATAGATACTGTTTTCTACTGCTCCCTGGCAATGGTGTCAGTCAGCCAGGGGTGAGCCCTCTACAAATAATGTCTGTTCCATGTAAAGCAGCATCAAATGGGTGCATCATTTCTCATGGGGCATGTTATGTTCTGAAAATTAACAAGTGAACAAATATTTATAGTTTAACTGCAAGCTCCCGCAATCTTTCTGTCCTATTTAGAGAGAACTGTCAATCATCGCCACGGATAAATTGGGTCTGGACGTAATTTGAACTCAATCTTACaagcacaaaaaaaacaatctgAACTGATTTTGAGTCATTGTTTCTGTTCTCAACCACCTCCTGCCCACCCAGATCTGCATGTGGAGGGACTGTTCAGGGTCCCAGGGAACAGTGTGCGTCAGCAGGCCCTGAGGGAGCTGCTGAACACTGGGGTCGATGTCGACCTTGAGTCTGGGGACTTCCATCCCAATGATGTGGCCACTCTGCTCAAGACCTTCCTAGGAGAGCTGCCTGAGCCCTTGCTTACACACCGGCACTTCCATGCACACCTCAAGATATCAGGTAGctacgcagacacacacaaagcagaGTCTCACACTGTCTCACGCTTAGCTTGGTTCTGTTTCGTGTGGCGAGGTCCAGCCTCTTGGGACACGTGTGTGATGTTGTAATCTCGCCTCTGGGCACTGTGACTTAGAGCCGTTTCACACCTGAGAGTCTGCTTCTAGTCTGCTTCCTTGGTTTGCACCAGATGCGAGAATGATGCATGGTTTTGTTTTTCAGCTGGTTTGGTTCCCTTTCACACCTACTCGTTTGCTCTGGTCCGAATCAGTTGATGAGTCGGTGAAGCGAACCAAAACGCAGCCGCACAAGCCGCATGAGAACAATAATTTCACTCATTAGTCGGAGGTATCGGGCGGGAGCAATAACGTAGTTCCTAAACTGCTCTCCAATTGGTCAGAATTTCCATGCGGGAAAACTCGAAAGAAGCTCTGGGAAGTCGAATAACAGAAAACGCACCACAAGTAACTTCGCAGTGATTTCACAATGGAGACAACTGCGCGGGTTGATTTTGGCGTTGGTCATTGGTTATTACATCGTTTGCATTTATCACTTTAGACAAACGATACAGTTTGAAAAGGAGTCGTGGCTGGAAAATGTTTGTCCACGATTCGCCATGCtcgcatgttgttgttgttgctaaagGGGATTGTCTTCCTTATCCCATAATGCACAGCGTAGCTGGCTACGGGAGATGGTTTAGTCCAAAAATGCGCAGTGCTttctgcagttgggtcggtccgGGGTCGGATCACGTTCTCACCACAAACGAACTGCACCAGAGTGCGTTTGGAAGCAGACCGAGACAGCCTTTTCAACAAGGTCTCGGTCCTCTTATGGTACGCACCCGAGTATGGTGCTGTGTTCTCACCTGCCCAAACGAACCGCAGCAAGGCGGAAAAGGAACCAGGGTTCGATTCAGTCGAACCAAACAAGGCAGGTGTGAAAGCACCTTTAAACACCTGATGAAACTTCTTCAGGTATTCTTGTGATTTCTGTGATCAAGCAATTCGATCTTGTTTTAAGTTGGAGCTCAAGTTTCTCGGTAAACTGCATTGGATAAATTCCCGAAATATAAATGGGCAACTGACCAAAAATTGAACATAAAGGGAAGTGTGTGGATTACTTTATAAAGGACAAtggtcaaaataataataatcccatTATTTTGCAAGATATTGTGATCAGGTCATTAAATCAATTCGTTTTAATGATTTGAGAAGAAATTACTTTGGTAACATTTCATTTATAAAAAATGTGACCATTAGACTTTTTACAATGGGATTTCTTCATTAAATGTTTCATTACTtaagaggtactaaacacttatgtgtttttgagctgtaaactaaaTGATACGACTGTGTGGTGATAAAACACAGCAATGCTGGTGTTGATAGTGACATTTCtttccaaatttataaaaatctgcatttcatgggttgaaaatgccCCGACACGCCATctgctgttttaaatcagcccggAACCTTGCAAGGCCAGTGCTGACATAGAGTCGACCGGTTGGGACTTAGCTATatcatgaaataaaaaataaaaataaccgtAACACTCTCTAATCAGAAGGTGGGCGACCcacctcccccttctgtctgtgGCGCATCTGCATTGTGGCGGTCCGGGCATCTTCACGGGGCGATGTTGGTCTGGCATGCTGGAAGGCGGGCCGATGGAGGGGACCACGGCGGTGTGTGGTGGCAACTCTGGATACGTGCCGGGACCTTCTCacagatctccccagctactcctgcctcacATCCACCCTGCCTCCCTTCCTCAGGCCCTCCCCACCCTCCCATCTCAGCCTCTTGTCCACTTTTTAGCGTTTTTCTagattatgcagtgggtggagttaggctcagacctggggtAGAAGTTACACTTTAATGCTATGTCTGTACTCCATTATTACTCTCAGAAACTCCTAATACATATACATTTACTAGTTTACACAACTGTTTATGCAGCTCTGTGATATGATAACTACATTCCCCCGTCTCCACTCCAGATGTTCTGCTTTAGAGATTAGTGAATTTACATATTAGGCATTTGAATTTTGATATACACTTTTTATGGCCCTTCTGACTGGAAGGTGGTATTGGACTGCCAATTATAAATCCAACCAGAGCACCCAGCTCCACTACTCCATCACCACACCGCCCTGCCATCCTCCACTGCAATCACTTCATCACACATGACTCTGTTTGACACACAGGGCGACAGGATGGCGGCTGTGGAGTGATAGCTCACCTCTGAGTGTTCCCAAGTGGTGAATGAGTCAAATGCTGCACTTTAATTCGCTCAGGACAATAACAGCATGCTAAGTGCCCCCTcccttctttctccttctctcccctCATTCTCTTCATCCAACCCTCCTGCAGATATGACTCTGTTTGATGGGCAGGGCAACAAGACAGCAGTCCCAGATAAGGAGCGTCAGATCGAGACTCTACAGCTCCTCTTCCTGCTGTTGCCCCAAGCCAACCGCTCTCTCCTCAAACTCCTGCTGGACCTGCTGTACCACACGGCCAAGCAGCAGGACAAAAACAAGATGTCCGCCTCCAACCTGGCCCTCATGTTCGCACCGCACATCCTCTGGCCCCGACATGTGAGCTTCAGCAGGAACTAAGCAGATATAATTTTGATAGA
This genomic stretch from Lampris incognitus isolate fLamInc1 chromosome 5, fLamInc1.hap2, whole genome shotgun sequence harbors:
- the arhgap19 gene encoding rho GTPase-activating protein 19; this encodes MAERRDADENEQNRRGTVCNMVINHEDNPASSRVSRAPIIFDPDFFVEKLRHERPEVFLELVLSNVTRLIDLPGTEFAQLLGEESPKTTTSGNGGGFFRSLNFLKRKDKGVVFGTPLSEGSIVQIYQLIEYLSKNLHVEGLFRVPGNSVRQQALRELLNTGVDVDLESGDFHPNDVATLLKTFLGELPEPLLTHRHFHAHLKISDMTLFDGQGNKTAVPDKERQIETLQLLFLLLPQANRSLLKLLLDLLYHTAKQQDKNKMSASNLALMFAPHILWPRHMTAADLKDNLKKLNNTVAFLIKHSQKLFKAPAYIREHARMQFTGTKSLQTKDDMDLLVVSGSPVLRVTVPLKRPAGFGGTVLEPSSSQQQFHSPTQHHTEEALKELFRYVHQNMPDSAKKKKLIRQLAKQTTAGTPTDEYRQTPPGPSRKHPRSRSFGGLIKRKARGEQLTDRRARHVSPDAITGSTRKPGKENVMLQAVNSPLNGHFLGKAGLVIKSSDVALSKTRAMKVSKDSPSVSRMCFSPGQEVSV